Below is a genomic region from Hyphomicrobium nitrativorans NL23.
AAGCGCGCAAAGCCCTCAGAGGTGTCACGGGACATCCGCTTCTGGGGGAGACGCCTGCGCAACCACGCGCGCTTTGGAGACCTCCTGCTGCACCTTCTTCAAGACCGAGAGGCAATCGGATACCACGCGGACAATCTCTATTCGGAACTGAAAAAACTGCCTCACCATGTCATTCAAGCCAATCTCAATGCCATTGAGCGCTTCGGGCTCTTGGGTAACCAAGTTATCCGAGGACGTTCTGGCTTTATCGTTGGTTTGCTTTCAGAGGCCGGAGCTGGGGAGAAGGTCCTCAATGTTGCCCGCGCTGCCTATGCCGCAATTGAAGACACGGCTTGGAATAAGCCTGCAAAACTTGACGCTGAACTCAGAATGATTGCGTGTGAGTATGAACACGCCATCGCATCTGGTGACAGCGCGGGCCTCGCTGGAGTTGGCCAGCGATGGCGGAGAGCCCACAAGGAACGTGAGGTCGACCTTGCGACGCACAAGCAGCGGAGAGATCCTCTCCGAGGTCTACTCGGCTAGAATCGAGGCCGTGGAAGCATTGACCGCCGCAGAGGCGGCACCTTCGGCTGCCAATGTTACGGCACTGACTTCGGCAGCTGACGCTCTGACCAAAGCTTCCGCACGATATGGAAGCGCGCCGACAGGCGACATCTACCACGCGTTCGCAAAACTTATGGAAATCGCAGGCTTGCTTGGTGAGTGGCAACTCGCTGTCCTGAATGCAGCTCCTGAGGCCGACCGTTTTCTTCGTGCTGCCAAGGAACGTGCCCAGGCTATGAAGGGTGAGTCGGTCCCGCCCTTGTTAGAGCAACTGCCAGACTTGGTCGAAGCAATCTCAACTACTGCACAGGCCAAGGCCTTCGTTGCCCAACTCGCCAAGGTGCCTCTTCCGATTGGCCTATACCATGTGGCACCTGAGGAACCGAGAGAGCGGCACACAAAGCACGATCCGGATACCGAATCCGCGAAAGCGAAGCTGGCTGTGGCGTTTCTGGAGTTCACCGTCGATGGTCGCCCCTTGGCGGATGTGCACTACATGGCTCCCATGCAAATCCATGATCTGGATGTCACCGTCAGGGTTTCTCGTTGGCCAGAGAAGGCCGAGCGGCTGGTGTTGCGTCCTGTGAGCGTCGTGAGTGCCTCGTTTTACCAACTTCCAACCTTTGAATTTCTGGCACCTTCGGGTGATGGGCCCTTCAAGTTCCAGGATCATAAGCACGCCACCCTGACGATGGCTCAATCCATTCTCGCCCGGCCTCTCGAATTCAAATACACAGCGGAGTTTGAACCTCGAGGAACAGAACAGCCAGTCGAAGTCGTTGGGCAGCGGACATTGCGGTTAGAAGCCATTGACTGGGAGCGCAACCCTCAGACCGGGTACACGAGCATCGATCGCAAACTTATTCAGATCCGAGACCAATTGAGGGGTATGGCTGGCGTTCCCGAGGACGATATAGCGGAAGCACTGAAGATTGCCGTGTCTCTGGGCAAGCTTGCTGGCCAAGCTGTGCAAGACAATCGCTTTCCTCAGCCGCTGAAGGAGAAGGATTTCCAGACAGAAACCCTTCGGCATCTGCGGTCCGAACCTTCCGTCGGTTCAACCCTTCAGGAACATCCTCGAGCCGGAGGAGGCATCACCGACCTATCCTTTAAGGGGCTGCCTATCGAGCTGAAGGCTGAAACTGACAAGACGCTTCAACTGCAAGACTGCCAAGGCTATGTGGAGCAATCCCAAGCTTATGCCGTCGCTAATGGTCGGCGGTTAGGAATCCTATGTGTTCTTGACACTTCCCCGAAGAAGGCCCCACCGTTCCCTGCAGAGGAAGGCATAGGACTCCTATTCAGGAATCAGAATGATCGTCGTGTCCCCATAATCACCCTGCTGATTCAGGGGAATCTAACCAAACCAAGTCAGTTTTCCGTGTAGGTGCGCGGGAGCGGGGGCGAAGCTCCTCTGGCGCTGCGGGCAAATGAGTGCACTCAGGCCCTATCTCATCCACCACTGCCCTGTTGCATCCCCCAATCTTGCAGGGCGATCTCGAATCGTCGCTGATCACCTTCTTCTTTATCTCGGGAGAAGGTCGATGCCCCAAGAAAGCAACACGTTTCGCTGTATCTACTGCGGAAGGGAAAAACCCGCCGTCGCCCGATCCTACGAGCATATTTGGCCGGATACCTTTGGAGGTGGAGCCTCTCCGGATTGGTTCAAGACGAACGATTGCTGCGGGGAGCCACGCAAGCCGAAGCAATGCAATCACCTGATGGGCCAGTTCGTCGATGCCGAGGTCGCGCGCACGCCCTTTGGAACCAAGTGGCGACTCAGCGCCGAGATGCCATTCCTCGACACTGAGCGTCCGCAAGCGTTGCCGTTGGTTTTCATGGGTTGTCAGACGGAGAACCCTTCGGCCGACGAGATATGCGAGAATTGGCTCGGGTCTCGCGGCGAGGCCGTCTATTGCATTCATCGGATCGACCGGGACGATTTCAAGACCTATGCCGGCGGGGATCCGATCCGGCGCAAAATGAATGACCCCGGTCGGGTGTACTTTGGGCTCACCAAGCTCAATGCCTACTGGCTGTTGGTGGCAGTTCTCTCGGTCAAGAAGAAGTTTCCCGGCGCGGAAATCCGGCTGCTAACCGCCGTCGATGATCCTCAAATCGCTCAGCTCCTTTCGCCCGAGACATCGCAATCCATCGCCGAGCGTCATTACCTCCTGCCCCGTTGGCGTAAACAAACCCAACACCTGAATCAGACCTGGAATCTGGACTATGGCAACCGCTTTCTCTGCAAGCTCGCAGTCGGATTTGGTCACGCGTTTTTCGGACCCGCATTCGCGGAGCGGCCGCACGAGAGAACCCTTCGCGAGGGCCTTTGGCGCCGTCCCGGAAACTCCACAGAGCCACTCAGGATAAAAGGCAAAGCGTTCTTTGAACCTGGTGATTCCGGCTTGAGCAAGCTGCTCACTAACGCCGCGGCGTTCACGCTTGTGTTCTCACGGACACCGGAAGGCGCGTGGGTATCTACTTTTATGCCGGACGGTATTTTTGCAAGCTGCATGATCTTGCCGGCGTCGGAAATGCTCCCTTCCGACTTCTTCAAGACATTCACCGATTGCTTCACCGTGCTCTTGTACCCGGCTCTCAACCAGTTCGTGGGGCCGTTGCCCCTTCAGGCCTACATCGAGCACCGGACTGGCGCGCGCACTGTCCAAGCGCTTGGTGAGATCGAGCAGCGGCAGAAGACGATCTCGCAGATCGAAGCGGAAGTGGCAAAGTTCAACATCGCTGGCAGTGAGGCCGCATAAGAGGGCGTTCCACTGCGAGTCTGCGCGACCCTTCAGGCGATGATCGGCGCGCTGACCGGACAAGCGCGAAGCCTGCTGAGCGTAGCACAAGGCATTTGAGAGATTGAATACGGAGTCAGTTTCCGGCGTCAACCAGCAGGCTTGCGCGATCAGTTCCAGCTCACTCGAGCGCTCCCTACCACTGAATTGAGATAGTTCGATCGGGCTTGATGGCAACGTTGTCCCAATGGGGTAATTTCCTGGACCACAGTTGGAAAGAGCGCGTTCCGAAGCCCGACGTTTGAACGACTTGCCGCGAGGATGTCTTGACCTGGATTTGTATTGCTGTGCTGCCCAACATTCGCCTCGAAAATTCGATCGAGGGCGGGCAGATTGCCATGGCTTCTGCGGAGGATGGACGCGTCGGAGCAGCCGTGAAGCAACATCCGCTGCTCGGAGACTTTCTGTCGCGGTTCTACGACACGCACAACAACCCCATCACACCGAGCGTGCTCCTCTGGAATGCCGCGACTGAGTCCGACCTCCCGCGGTTCGATGCCATATGCAATTTCCGCGACGTGGCTGCCGTGTCTCACGTGCTTTTCGCTAGAGCCAGCGCGATGATCGCTAGCAACCCACCCGCAGCACAGTGGATGGACTATTTCAGCATCTTCCCCTGGATGCTGACGCGCGATCACAAGTACATCGCGTGTAATACCCCTGCCATCCGTGGCTTGCATGATGTCAGTCGCTTCCGCGGGCAAATGTTACCGGAGCTCGTAGATCGCTCGCTTAGCGCGCGGGACTTTGATCAACCGCTTTTCGACGCCCTCATCCAGAAATGGAATGAGGTCCATCTGTTTGGTGCCGACACCCACGCCCATACGGCGCTCTTTCGTTCGCTTAATATGGCCTTTCGCGCTGGCGCAATTCCTGGTGGGATGGATGCGACTACCTATGACTACGGCCGGTCGTTGGCCCTTTGGGTGTCGGCCTTTGAGATCTTGGCGCACCCCGGCGGAAATGGTAAAGCCGATCTTCTCAAGGTCTATGAACTTCTCGAAAAGGCCCCTTACGAAATCAGGAAGGTCTCCAACGCCGTATATGCCGCCTATTACAATCGCAATAGGAAAACATCGCCAAAAAGAAACCTCGCTTGCTTGTTGTATGGCGAGATCTATCAAGCGCGTAACGATTTCCTGCACGGGAACCCGTTGCCGCCGGATAGGCTCCTCGTCAATGATACTGGCCGTCACCTGCTGAATTACGCTCCGCCGCTTTTCCGCGTGGCTCTAACTGCGACGCTCGACATAAGGTGGACGAAGCAGCGTCCGTCGATTGCGGATGTGGACGCAACCGGGCAGTGGATCTCCGATCAGATCGACTTCCTGGATCCCCAACGTGTGGCGGAACGGGCCTTAGCAACCAGTCTTGATCCGGTGACAGCATGATATGAAGCGCAATATTTGCATAACAACCACCGATCAGATCAATCTCTCGAACATCCTCATACCCGCGAACGTCCTTGCGCATAGCATAGAGCGCGCGTTTAACGAGGCTGACGCCGTGACTGGATTTGGAGGGTTTCCGACGTACATATCGCACGACTGGACGCGACCAATCGGATGGAACATTCCGCTAGGGCTACACTTGGCGGCAGGCATCGCGAGACAAATCGGTGAATTGTGGTGGCCCGAAACTTCCGATGAGAAAGCGGCATGTCAGGACGCTCAAACAGCGTTTTTAGAGCGTCTACGCGTCGAGAAAGCAGCACAGTATGGGACGGATTTGCTCGCGAGAGTGGGAACAGACGGGGCGAACGCATCTATCGTGTATGTGTCTGGGGGTGCCGCACTATATCGCCCGGACCTCGCACGAACCCTCTATCCTCACCTATTTGAAGTAGGTACCGATACAGTCGATAAGGATGGCTTGGTCGATTATCGATACCTTCGCAGTCGATACCCCGAGATGCGGCCCGGCATCTTCCACGATCCCGAGAAAGACGTGGTGCTTTTCGCCCATCCATATCTGCGTCGCAGTCTCTCCCGTCTCAACGTGCTCAACAATGACCTGCTCACGAGACTCGCTGCTTTGGCCGAAAGTGAACTATCAGTCACGCTTCGCCTAAGGCTCGATCCCGATATCGTGGGTTATCCTGACACCAGGGCAGCATTAGAGCTAGAGTTCTGGCGCGGCCCCAAGTTCACGGACGACATCGGCAAAATCCCAGCCGGTGTCACCGAACACAAGGCATCGGATCGCCTTAAAGAGTTCGAGGGTATCGATCGTACCCAATTCTGGTGGAAGACAGAGGACGAGCACAAACGAACGTTTGAAGCCGAGGAGATCCGCGACACGCCCAGCTTGGGTGTTTCAAACGACTACTATGGCTGTCGCTACATGCATTCTGAGTTCGGCACTCGCGAAGAGACGATTACACACTTTGACGGTGCGATCCGAGGGTACGACACAGAAGCCTTCGTAACGCGTATCGATCAATCCATTGACCGAGCTGGGAAGCGAGCTGACTACACAAAGCTCTTCAGAGTGGACGGCGGGCTAACTGTGGAACTCTGGAAAGAGTTAGTCTCCGACTATTTCCGTGGCAACACGCTGGTCCCGGAATACTTTGGTTCACCACCCCAACGTGACGAGACGAATAGAGCGCAGCCACGCGCGGCGCCGGTGTCAGAAACGACGGGGCAACTAATGATCGGCTACTTAGATCGAACGGCAATCACAGCAAGTGATTGTACGGCGCTCATATCCTTTGATCTGGTAGCGCAAGACGATGGGCCCGCACAGTTTCGCGTCTTTGAGGCACTGCCACCCGGCATAGCGGAGGCATTTTCGAGCTTCAGTGAGTACACCAACGGCGCCCAGATTGAGTACGGTGATCGGCTGGCGAACCTACCTGTGCTCGTATTCGGGCAGGCCAACGAGGCGACACAGGAATTCTCTCACTGGTGCGCTTGTATCCCGCGCGTCCTCTCGAAAGAGCGAGAGAACCTGGACTTGGCGGCGGCGGCATTTATGTGGCCTCGCGAGCGCTATTGGGTGATGCTTTCCCTTTGCGGGGATATCGTTTGGCTGATCGATGCGCTAGGCCAGTTGCCTACGGTGGTTCGCACTCAAGAGCCCCCATCGGTTTGGGTGCAGGACCTGAAGGCCAAACTAGCTAGTGGCGCACAAAGCAACGGCAAGATCGCTGATATCGACGATGTTCGTTGGCCGGGCTTTCTGAAGCTTCGGCGAACCCAGAGCACGGCATCATTCCGTGTCCCCTCTGGTCATCCCGCGTTCGACTTCTTGAACAAAAAGGCAGCGGGTCCAAGCGGTGGAGACCGAGAGCCGCGAACGGAGGGCTGAAGTTTTGCCGGTGCAATAAAATTGAGTTGGAAAACGCTCAACCACTCTGCCTCTACCAGAGATCACGCGCATATCACGCTTCTCCAAGCCTGGTTCAACCTTCCGCTTCAGCTCTCAGGATAGGGCCGCACCAACCTCGAATGCCTGATCGGTCATGCCGTGCATCCATGCCTCATACTCATCCTCTCGGGTTAGTAGCACCGTGAGGTACTTTGGCTTCGAGGTCTATGAGGCGATTGAGATCCACGAGAAGATCTGGATTCGATCGGCAGACGCGATGCCTCTCAGAGCGGACACAGTCGGCGTCGGGAGGCGCGGCGCCGATTGCGCCTCTCGCGGCGGCAGCTAATGGGACGAAGCGCCTTGCGGAGTCCTAGTCGCTGAAGCCTTCTCAGCAACCACTGGCCGCAAGCGGCCAATCCGATCCGATTGGTGCCCGTTGGTTCACAACGGCTCCCGCCCTCACGGATTGGGCGACGTTTGGCTGCTTGTGCGCAGCAGAACTCGCTCTCACGGGTTGGTCTGTGCGCGCTTCCTCTGCCAGTCAGGAACGGCCGAATCTTTGTAGCCGCAATAATTGGAGATAATTTTCATGAAAACATTTGAAAGAATAGAGCGCGAACGGCTGGAGGTGCAGCTGAGTGAGCGTCTCGATTGGGACTCGTGGTTTCCTCATACCGAGAAGAAACCGCCAACAACAGGATCATTCGCCGACCGAACACTAGCCGATCTCCGTAAGTCATTTTCCACATACGGTCATCGTCCGGCTGTTAGCATGTGGACTGCCATTGAAGACATTGTACGCACTATTGCTGAGATGGCAAACGGCAACGCGAAACCGATGTTCTATGTCTCTGCACTTGATCCTGGTGTCGGCAAGACACAAGCGATAGTGCATTCGGTCCGCAATCTAGATGCTGATGTTGGAGTACTGATTTGCCTTTCTCGTATCGAAGAGGTCGGATCACTCGTCAAGGAAATGGGGCTGGGTGATGGCTCCTACGGCGTATTGGTCAGCGAGAACAGCCAAGCGAGATTGAAGAAGGAGGGTATCCGTCTGGGCAACCCAGATCACAATGAGGCCCGCGTTCTCTTCACGACACAGCAAATGGTTGATAGCCGTTTGCACAACGTAGATGTCTTTCGAGTGCTCGATGAGTTTTTCTATCGCCACGAGCCTCGCGCGGTTCGTATCTGGGACGAGTCGATGCTGCCCGGCGAAGCGCTCACCCTCAATCTTGATCGCATCGGCAAACTGCTAGAGATGGTTCGCAAGGTTGATGGACGGCTAGCCGACCGACTCCTCGATTTGATAGCTGCCGTCAACGGTCACCCCAACGGATCAACGTACCAGATACCGGATTTTGAGGCTGAGCATAGCAAGGCATTGCGATGGCTATCTCGAAACAAGAACGAGGTAGATAAGAAGAGCAAGGAGAGTGCTAGCACGCTACGTCTGCTCTCTGGAAAGCCCGTCAGAATCACACACGATGCGAAGGGCAAGACTGTCCTAACGTATCGAGAGAGCCTGCCTAATGACTTCGCTCCCGTTCTGATCTGCGATGCAAGCGCACGTGTTCGCAAGACGTACGCGCTATGGGAGGTGCACCGAAAAAACCTCCTGACGCTCGCTAGGGCAGCTAAGAGCTATAAGAACCTTCGCATCCATGTCTGGGATACAGGAGGCGGAAAGAGCGCTTGGAGTGACAAGAAGGCCAAACTGAATGATCTCATCGATGGAATCGTTCAAACGATAAAGACCAAGCCCAATGAGGAATGGCTGATCGTGCTCCATCAAGAAGATGGATGGAACATCCCCGATCTCGCCTTAGAGATCACTTCGCTCCTGCCTGACACCGTCCGAAAGCCCTCGTTCATCACGTGGGGTGATCATCACGCAACAAACAAGTACGTTGAAATCAAGAACGTGATCCTCGCTGGTACGCTGTTTTTCCAGCCTTCGGACTACGAAGCCCGGTATAGGCTGTGCGCCGCAAAGCCAGTGAATGTTCCAATCGGGGATGATGACCTAGATGACTTGAAGTTGGGCGAATACGCTCATGTAATCCTGCAAGCA
It encodes:
- a CDS encoding HNH endonuclease translates to MPQESNTFRCIYCGREKPAVARSYEHIWPDTFGGGASPDWFKTNDCCGEPRKPKQCNHLMGQFVDAEVARTPFGTKWRLSAEMPFLDTERPQALPLVFMGCQTENPSADEICENWLGSRGEAVYCIHRIDRDDFKTYAGGDPIRRKMNDPGRVYFGLTKLNAYWLLVAVLSVKKKFPGAEIRLLTAVDDPQIAQLLSPETSQSIAERHYLLPRWRKQTQHLNQTWNLDYGNRFLCKLAVGFGHAFFGPAFAERPHERTLREGLWRRPGNSTEPLRIKGKAFFEPGDSGLSKLLTNAAAFTLVFSRTPEGAWVSTFMPDGIFASCMILPASEMLPSDFFKTFTDCFTVLLYPALNQFVGPLPLQAYIEHRTGARTVQALGEIEQRQKTISQIEAEVAKFNIAGSEAA